A single Metarhizium brunneum chromosome 5, complete sequence DNA region contains:
- the asaB_1 gene encoding Hydroxylase/desaturase asaB, whose product MSNKHNVATTLNYWDDPGDGSKPTPIFIGKGRISNKRPHKAWDFVVTDISGDEDQYTLDGHGFQYCRHQSREEAFTDEQQIRSSYYAECEQLVKATTGARLVHIFNHKVRRGPTQWHHLGLHNLANRGPVTRTHVDQSYHGAERRLRWEFPAEADEMLTRRYQIINVWRPIQPILKDPIAVADAASVPDADLVGAEMTEDDFVGESWVVRHNPGHRWFYKHGMTPEDVLLIKCFDSDTAVARRALHSAFEDAAYRACESRQSIEVRCLVCY is encoded by the coding sequence ATGTCCAACAAGCACAATGTGGCGACTACGTTAAACTACTGGGACGACCCTGGTGATGGCTCCAAGCCGACGCCCATCTTCATCGGCAAGGGCAGAATCAGCAACAAACGGCCGCACAAGGCATGGGACTTTGTGGTGACGGACATcagcggcgacgaggaccagTACACGCTCGACGGCCACGGATTCCAGTATTGCCGGCACCAGAGCCGCGAGGAGGCCTTCACCGACGAGCAGCAGATCCGAAGCAGCTACTACGCAGAGTGCGAGCAGCTCGTCAAAGCCACGACGGGGGCGCGGCTTGTCCACATCTTCAACCACAAGGTGCGGCGCGGCCCAACGCAGTGGCACCACCTGGGCCTGCACAACCTGGCCAACCGCGGGCCCGTCACCAGAACGCACGTCGACCAGTCGTACCATGGCGCCGAGCGGCGGTTGCGCTGGGAGTTccccgccgaggccgacgagatGCTCACGCGGCGCTACCAGATCATCAACGTCTGGAGGCCCATCCAGCCCATCCTCAAGGACCCCattgccgtcgccgacgccgcctccGTGCCCGACGCCGATCTTGTCGGGGCCGAGATGACCGAGGACGACTTTGTCGGCGAGTCGTGGGTCGTCCGCCACAACCCAGGCCACCGCTGGTTTTACAAGCACGGCATGACGCCCGAGGACGTGCTGCTCATCAAGTGCTTCGACTCAGACACGGCCGTGGCCCGCCGGGCGCTGCACTCGGCGTTTGAGGACGCGGCGTACCGGGCCTGCGAGTCTCGGCAGAGCATCG
- the Pm20d2_1 gene encoding Peptidase M20 domain-containing protein 2: MEDGFVLVPRPGDEVGWSETTCEYLPDIDHFIRGLEPSLWSLNSFLHDNPELAYKEYKAHDALASFMQSQEGWRVTRSAYGLETAWVAAYDSGRPGPVVSFNAEMDALPNLGHACGHNLIAMVSLAAGLATASMLRRHHLPGKVIIIGTPAEEGGAGGKIKCLEAGAYADVDVSLISHPGILNNSPMVRTTAFTHLNVAYYGRASHAANSPWLGINALDALIVAYNAISVLRQQTRPDDVIGLQITNGGNKPNVIHEHAAGVAVLRAASASRLQELQRKVEACFRAGAEATGARVEMEVVPGYKDHFPNRVLAASYRKYWEAMPDMPDPPLPPRGQFTWVKASTDQGNLSYALPSMNVSFAIPPGARAGPPHTPDFEKASGTRGAFARAMRVAKAMAGTATDVCATPGLLEEIREQWRHDVGELNGSGRGAK; this comes from the exons ATGGAAGACGGATTCGTCCTTGTACCCAGACCCGGCGACGAGGTAGGGTGGTCCGAAACCACATGCGAGTACCTACCCGATATCGACCACTTCATCCGTGGCTTGGAGCCTTCTCTGTGGTCCCTAAACAGCTTCCTACACGACAACCCTGAGCTCGCCTACAAGGAGTACAAGGCTCATGATGCATTGGCCAGTTTCATGCAGTCCCAAGAAGGCTGGCGCGTCACTCGCTCAGCATATGGGTTGGAAACGGCATGGGTGGCCGCTTATGATAGCGGCCGGCCCGGCCCAGTTGTCTCGTTCAACGCAGAGATGG ACGCGCTTCCAAACCTGGGCCACGCATGCGGGCACAATCTCATCGCCATGGTGTCCCTAGCCGCCGGTctcgccacggccagcatgcTGCGCCGTCACCACCTCCCCGGCAAGGTCATCATTATCGGCACGCCGgccgaagaaggcggcgccggcggcaagatCAAATGCCTTGAGGCAGGCGCCTACgcagacgtcgacgtctcACTCATCTCGCACCCCGGAATCCTGAACAACAGCCCCATGGTCCGAACAACCGCCTTCACACACCTCAACGTGGCCTACTACGGCCGCGCATCCCATGCCGCCAACAGCCCGTGGCTGGGCATCAACGCGCTTGACGCCCTCATAGTCGCCTATAATGCTATATCGGTCCTGCGTCAGCAGACGAGGCCCGACGACGTGATAGGTCTGCAAATCACAAACGGCGGGAACAAGCCCAACGTCATCCACGAGCACGCCGCTGGCGTTGCTGTGCTCCGTGCCGCCAGCGCATCCCGGCTGCAGGAGCTGCAGAGGAAAGTCGAGGCCTGTTTCCGCGCCGGGGCTGAAGCTACGGGGGCGAGGGTCGAGATGGAGGTTGTGCCAGGCTACAAGGACCACTTTCCCAACCGCGTGCTTGCGGCGTCGTACAGAAAGTACTGGGAGGCCATGCCCGATATGCCCGatccgccgctgccgccgcgaggGCAGTTTACGTGGGTCAAGGCGAGTACGGACCAGGGAAATTTGAGTTATGCTCTGCCGAGCATGAATGTCAGCTTTGCTATTCCTCCTGGTGCCAGGGCGGGACCGCCGCACACTCCGGACTTTGAGAAGGCGTCTGGGACTAGGGGGGCGTTTGCGAGGGCCATGAGGGTTGCCAAGGCTATGGCTGGGACGGCGACTGACGTGTGTGCAACGCCTGGCTTGTTGGAGGAGATACGGGAGCAATGGAGACACGATGTAGGGGAGCTGAATGGCAGTGGACGAGGGGCGAAATAA